One genomic window of Muntiacus reevesi chromosome 4, mMunRee1.1, whole genome shotgun sequence includes the following:
- the LOC136167559 gene encoding olfactory receptor 8S1-like, with product MKNLTIITEFVLLGFSRNPHILNMLFALFLVIYLLTLMGNLVMILVIRTDSHLKTPMYFFLGHLSFLDLSLSSITTPKMLENLLTQKKTISVWGCMAQSFFLILSGSTEACLLSAMAYDRYAAICHPLLYSVIVNRPLCVGMVAAAWAVGFLNLLPNSLFTYNLHFCGPNVIPHFCCELSSLFPLSCTDPTANEALLAGSCALLGFVTFPLILFSYSRIISAIISIPSSGGQGKAFSTCSSRLTVVLLFYGTALFRYMTPLSGSMLEQVVSIQYSVITSLLNPLIYSLKNQEVKIALHRVLKQ from the coding sequence ATGAAAAATCTCACCATCATTACTGAGTTTGTCctcctgggattttccagaaatCCCCACATCCTGAACATGCTTTTTGCATTGTTCCTGGTGATATACCTCCTGACCCTGATGGGGAACCTGGTGATGATCCTGGTGATCAGAACTGATTCTCACCTTAAgacacccatgtacttcttcctagGTCACCTGTCATTTCTGGATCTCTCCCTTTCTTCAATAACCACGCCCAAGATGCTGGAGAACTTGTTAACTCAAAAGAAAACTATCTCTGTGTGGGGCTGCATGGCCCAGAGTTTCTTTCTCATACTCTCTGGCAGCACAGAGGCCTGCCTGCTGTctgccatggcctatgaccgctatgctgCCATCTGCCACCCTCTGCTATACAGTGTGATTGTGAACAGGCCTCTGTGTGTTGGGATGGTGGCTGCAGCTTGGGCAGTGGGGTTCCTAAACTTGCTGCCAAACAGTCTTTTCACTTACAACTTACATTTCTGCGGCCCCAATGTCATCCCTCACTTCTGCTGTGAGCTGTCTTCACTCTTCCCTCTGTCCTGCACTGATCCTACTGCCAATGAGGCCCTTCTTGCTGGGTCATGTGCGTTGTTAGGATTTGTGACATTTCCcctgattcttttctcttattctaGAATAATCTCTGCCATCATAAGCATCCCTTCTTCTGGGGGTCAAGGCAAAGCCTTCTCTACATGTTCCTCCCGCCTCACGGTGGTGCTTTTGTTCTATGGGACAGCCTTATTTAGGTACATGACCCCTCTCTCGGGCTCCATGCTGGAGCAAGTGGTCTCTATTCAGTACAGTGTGATCACGTCCTTGTTAAACCCCCTCATCTACAGCCTCAAGAACCAGGAGGTGAAGATAGCCCTGCATAGAGTGTTGAAGCAATAA